A single genomic interval of Bradyrhizobium japonicum USDA 6 harbors:
- the panE gene encoding 2-dehydropantoate 2-reductase, with amino-acid sequence MRVLVIGAGALGGYYGACLVRAGGDVTFLVREKRAEQLRQNGLQVVSPHGDFAVQPKILLANDLKDTFDVVLVGVKAYSLDDAMAQFAPAVGANTMILPILNGLKHIDALTARFGAARVLGGLANVSAGLDADGRVVQFMANQTIVFGETKGALSERALALQALLQVPGIDVRASEAIMQDMWEKFIQLSTLAGITCLMRASIGDILAVPNGERSIFRLFAECCAVAKASGFEPRAPFIAFDRKLFTTLDSPLKASMLRDIERGSVTEAEHILGDMANRARTLGIDTPLLDLARAHVAAYEVGRRRAAG; translated from the coding sequence ATGAGAGTGCTGGTGATCGGCGCGGGCGCGCTTGGCGGTTATTACGGAGCCTGCCTGGTCCGAGCGGGTGGCGACGTGACATTTCTGGTGCGCGAGAAGCGGGCCGAGCAATTGCGGCAGAATGGATTGCAGGTCGTGAGCCCGCACGGCGACTTTGCCGTACAGCCGAAGATCCTTCTGGCAAATGATCTGAAGGACACGTTTGACGTCGTGCTGGTCGGAGTGAAGGCTTACTCGCTCGACGATGCGATGGCCCAGTTTGCCCCTGCTGTCGGCGCCAACACGATGATTCTGCCGATACTCAACGGATTGAAACATATTGACGCTCTGACCGCGCGGTTCGGCGCCGCGCGCGTCCTCGGCGGATTGGCGAACGTCAGTGCCGGGCTCGACGCGGATGGTCGTGTTGTTCAGTTCATGGCCAATCAGACGATCGTCTTCGGCGAGACCAAGGGGGCGCTGAGCGAGCGTGCGCTCGCGCTGCAGGCACTGCTCCAGGTCCCCGGCATCGACGTGCGCGCCAGCGAAGCGATCATGCAGGACATGTGGGAGAAATTCATCCAGCTCAGCACACTCGCCGGCATCACCTGCCTGATGCGCGCGAGTATCGGCGACATCCTGGCGGTGCCGAACGGCGAGCGGTCTATTTTTCGGCTGTTCGCGGAATGCTGTGCCGTCGCAAAGGCGTCGGGTTTTGAGCCGCGTGCGCCGTTCATCGCGTTCGACCGGAAACTGTTCACCACCCTGGACTCGCCGCTCAAGGCTTCGATGCTGCGCGATATCGAGCGTGGTTCGGTCACCGAAGCGGAGCATATCCTGGGCGATATGGCCAATCGCGCCCGCACGCTCGGTATCGATACGCCGCTCTTGGATCTGGCCCGCGCGCATGTGGCGGCTTACGAAGTCGGGCGCCGAAGAGCAGCAGGCTAA
- a CDS encoding helix-turn-helix domain-containing protein, giving the protein MKAVASDVKTAVRSAGGLLRQWRDIRGKTQLDLSFDAGVSQKHISFVESGRSIPSRQMLLDLAQALDVPLRERNELLLAAGYAPSYSDPALDAPAMTSINRALRRMLRQHEPFPAIVMDRYWNVLMTNDAAPQLFNCFIDMSARPAPRNLLHLMFDPAGMRPFIANWPQTARGLLARVHREAVGHVIDVRTKALLEELSRYPGVKPEWRAPSASDAVPMIPLSFVKDGVTLDYFSLITTVGTPQTVTAEELRLECMFPANEATEAEHGRFLRAHAG; this is encoded by the coding sequence ATGAAAGCCGTGGCCAGCGACGTCAAGACAGCCGTCAGATCCGCGGGTGGTCTGCTGCGTCAATGGCGGGACATTCGCGGCAAGACGCAGCTCGATCTGTCCTTCGACGCGGGCGTCTCGCAGAAGCACATCAGCTTCGTCGAGAGTGGCCGCAGCATCCCAAGCCGGCAGATGCTGCTCGATCTCGCGCAGGCCCTCGACGTCCCCTTGCGCGAACGAAACGAGCTGCTACTGGCCGCGGGCTATGCGCCGTCATATTCCGATCCCGCGCTCGATGCGCCCGCCATGACGAGCATCAACCGGGCCCTGCGGCGCATGCTGCGTCAGCATGAACCGTTTCCGGCCATCGTCATGGACCGGTACTGGAACGTGCTGATGACCAATGACGCCGCGCCGCAGCTCTTCAACTGCTTCATCGACATGTCTGCGCGACCGGCTCCCCGCAATCTATTGCACCTGATGTTCGATCCGGCCGGCATGCGTCCCTTCATCGCGAACTGGCCGCAGACCGCCCGCGGCCTGCTGGCCCGTGTCCATCGTGAGGCGGTCGGGCATGTCATCGATGTCAGGACCAAGGCGCTGCTGGAAGAGCTGTCGCGATACCCGGGCGTGAAGCCGGAATGGCGCGCACCCTCGGCCTCCGATGCGGTGCCGATGATCCCGCTCAGCTTCGTCAAGGACGGTGTGACGCTCGACTATTTCTCCCTGATCACGACGGTCGGAACTCCACAGACGGTGACGGCGGAAGAGTTACGGCTCGAGTGCATGTTTCCGGCCAACGAGGCGACCGAAGCGGAGCACGGCAGGTTCTTGCGCGCGCATGCCGGGTGA
- the glmS gene encoding glutamine--fructose-6-phosphate transaminase (isomerizing) — protein MCGIVGILGRSPVAEQLVDSLKRLEYRGYDSAGVATLEGKHLARRRAEGKLKNLEKRLEAEPLKGTTGIGHTRWATHGKPTVNNAHPHATERVAVVHNGIIENFRELRGELEKKGTVFHTETDTEIVLHLVDDLLTRGNKPVEAVKLTLARLRGAFALGFIFAGDADLMIGARNGPPLAIGYGDGEMYLGSDAIALGPFTDTISYLEDGDWVVLTRKGATVFDKDGHAVQREKIKHAASTSLVDKANYRHFMAKEIHEQPEVVGHTLARYVDMATERVSLPVKLPFDFKSIQRINITACGTASYAGFVAKYWFERFARVPVEVDVASEFRYREAPLRKGDLAIFISQSGETADTLAALRYAKAEGVHTVAVVNVPTSTIARESETVLQTLAGPEIGVASTKAFTCQLMVLANLAIAAGKARGELSDEDETKLVHGLVEIPRLMSDALTTELQIEKLAREVAKSRDVLYLGRGTSFPLALEGALKLKEISYIHAEGYAAGELKHGPIALIDETMPVVVIAPYDRVFEKTVSNMQEVAARGGRIILMTDAKGAEEATVESLVTIVMPDMAAAFTPMVYAVPVQLLAYHTAVIMGTDVDQPRNLAKSVTVE, from the coding sequence ATGTGCGGGATTGTCGGCATTCTCGGGCGCTCGCCGGTTGCAGAGCAATTGGTGGATTCGCTCAAACGTCTCGAATATCGCGGCTACGACTCCGCGGGCGTCGCCACGCTCGAAGGCAAGCATCTGGCGCGCCGCCGCGCCGAGGGCAAGCTGAAGAACCTGGAGAAGCGTCTCGAGGCCGAGCCGCTCAAAGGCACGACCGGCATCGGCCACACCCGCTGGGCCACCCACGGCAAGCCGACCGTCAACAATGCCCATCCGCACGCGACCGAACGCGTTGCCGTGGTCCACAACGGCATCATCGAGAATTTCCGCGAGCTGCGCGGGGAGCTCGAGAAAAAGGGCACGGTGTTCCACACCGAGACCGACACCGAGATCGTGCTGCATCTCGTGGACGATCTGCTCACGCGCGGCAACAAGCCCGTGGAAGCGGTGAAGCTGACGCTGGCGCGGCTGCGCGGCGCCTTCGCGCTCGGATTCATCTTCGCCGGTGACGCCGACCTCATGATCGGCGCCCGCAACGGCCCGCCGCTCGCGATCGGATATGGCGACGGCGAGATGTATCTCGGCTCCGACGCCATCGCGCTCGGCCCGTTCACGGACACGATCAGCTATCTCGAAGACGGCGACTGGGTCGTGCTGACGCGCAAGGGCGCCACGGTCTTCGACAAGGACGGCCACGCCGTCCAGCGCGAGAAGATCAAGCACGCCGCCTCGACCTCGCTGGTCGACAAGGCCAATTACCGGCACTTCATGGCGAAGGAGATCCACGAGCAGCCGGAAGTGGTCGGCCACACGCTGGCGCGCTATGTCGACATGGCGACCGAACGCGTCTCTCTGCCGGTCAAGCTGCCGTTCGACTTCAAGAGCATCCAGCGCATCAACATCACCGCCTGCGGCACCGCGAGCTATGCCGGATTCGTCGCGAAATACTGGTTCGAACGCTTTGCGCGCGTGCCGGTCGAGGTCGACGTCGCCTCCGAATTCCGCTACCGCGAGGCGCCGTTGCGCAAGGGCGATCTCGCCATCTTCATCTCGCAGTCGGGCGAGACCGCCGACACGCTGGCCGCGCTGCGCTACGCCAAGGCCGAGGGCGTGCACACGGTGGCCGTCGTCAACGTGCCGACCTCGACGATCGCGCGCGAGAGCGAGACCGTGCTGCAGACGCTGGCCGGTCCCGAGATCGGCGTCGCTTCGACCAAGGCCTTCACCTGCCAGCTCATGGTGCTGGCAAATCTTGCGATCGCGGCCGGCAAGGCCCGCGGCGAATTGTCCGACGAGGACGAGACCAAGCTCGTTCATGGCCTCGTCGAGATCCCGCGCCTGATGTCGGACGCGCTCACCACCGAGCTCCAGATCGAGAAGCTCGCGCGTGAGGTCGCCAAATCGCGCGACGTGCTCTATCTCGGCCGCGGCACCAGCTTCCCGCTCGCGCTCGAAGGCGCGCTGAAGCTGAAGGAGATCTCCTATATCCATGCCGAGGGTTATGCCGCCGGCGAGCTGAAGCACGGACCGATCGCGCTGATCGACGAGACCATGCCGGTCGTCGTCATCGCCCCCTACGACCGCGTGTTCGAAAAGACCGTCTCCAACATGCAGGAGGTTGCCGCCCGCGGCGGCAGGATCATCCTGATGACGGACGCCAAGGGCGCGGAGGAGGCGACCGTCGAGTCCCTCGTCACCATCGTCATGCCCGACATGGCGGCCGCGTTCACACCGATGGTCTATGCCGTCCCCGTGCAGCTGCTCGCCTATCATACGGCGGTCATCATGGGCACCGACGTCGACCAGCCGCGCAACCTCGCGAAATCGGTGACCGTGGAATAG
- a CDS encoding NAD(P)-dependent oxidoreductase, producing the protein MTKTIAILAPGAMGSAVARRIGENGARVLTSLKGRSEATQKRAADAGMIGAEDDAIAEADIILSIVPPGEAVALAERLAALIVRREKKPIVVDCNAVNVDTVQRIEEIIGSAQAPFVDGGIIGFPPQPGGKSPALYLSGEYAGDLAVLKDLGLDVRIVEGPVGAASALKMSYAGIVKGLAGIGSAMVVAATKAGAADALRDELALSQPAVLARLEVALPDMIPKAYRWVAEMREISGFLGPDHPASQIYEGFARWFEHLAADANGEAADAALLKAFAARVAQKKA; encoded by the coding sequence ATGACGAAGACCATTGCCATCCTCGCGCCCGGCGCCATGGGCAGCGCCGTGGCCCGCCGCATCGGCGAAAACGGTGCGCGCGTGCTGACGTCGTTGAAGGGGCGTAGCGAGGCGACGCAAAAGCGCGCCGCGGATGCCGGCATGATCGGCGCCGAAGACGACGCGATCGCGGAGGCCGACATCATCCTTTCGATCGTGCCGCCGGGCGAAGCCGTGGCTTTGGCCGAACGCCTGGCGGCGCTGATCGTCCGGCGCGAGAAGAAGCCCATCGTCGTCGACTGCAACGCGGTCAATGTCGATACCGTGCAGCGGATCGAGGAGATCATCGGCTCGGCACAGGCGCCGTTCGTCGATGGCGGCATCATCGGCTTCCCGCCGCAGCCCGGCGGCAAGAGCCCGGCCCTCTACCTGTCCGGCGAATACGCTGGGGATCTCGCGGTGCTGAAGGATCTCGGGCTCGACGTGCGGATTGTCGAGGGCCCCGTCGGCGCGGCCTCCGCGCTGAAGATGTCCTATGCCGGCATCGTCAAGGGCCTCGCCGGCATCGGCTCGGCCATGGTGGTCGCGGCCACGAAAGCGGGCGCGGCTGACGCGCTGCGCGACGAGCTCGCGCTGAGCCAGCCCGCGGTCCTGGCCCGGCTCGAAGTCGCGCTGCCGGACATGATCCCGAAGGCCTATCGCTGGGTCGCGGAGATGCGGGAGATCTCGGGTTTCCTCGGGCCCGACCATCCGGCGAGCCAGATCTACGAAGGCTTTGCGCGCTGGTTCGAGCACCTCGCCGCAGACGCGAATGGCGAAGCGGCGGATGCGGCACTGCTGAAGGCGTTCGCAGCGCGTGTCGCCCAGAAGAAGGCCTGA
- the recG gene encoding ATP-dependent DNA helicase RecG — MRPSLLNPLFAPVTSLPGVGPKQDKLLQYLLSRNETPRLVDLLLHLPSQVIDRRARPKIRDAVQGTMVTLEVTIDRHRPPPPRNARAPYLVYASDDTGDVVLTFFRAKPGYVEKLLPVGEKRYVSGTLQMYDGIPQIVHPDRVLDEEAIAKLSGIDPVYPLTTGLALGSLRRAVAQALQKLPALPEWISPEVMRRCSFPTVTEALSRVHQPVELTDILPEKPYWSRLAFDELLAGQLALALIRAQLRRPAGVRNAGDGHLRNKIIDALPYALTPSQRNAAAAIAEDLKQPVRMLRLLQGDVGSGKTVVALLAAAAVAEVGKQAALMAPTEILARQHIKTIAPLAERAGLRVAILTGREKGKERRELLAQLEAGEINLLVGTHALIQDDVIFNDLALAVVDEQHRFGVRERLALTSKGAAVDVLVLSATPIPRTLVLTYFGDMDISELREKPAGRQPIETRTISMSRLDEVTDSIGRALQAGKLVYWICPLVEESEAEGTEHLTNATKRFESLQKRFGDRVGLVHGQMKGTEKDRVMGQFAAHEIGLLVATTVVEVGVDVPAATIMVIENAERFGLAQLHQLRGRIGRGSEASTCLLLYSEPLGEMSKARLKVIRETTDGFRIAEEDLKLRGEGDVLGVRQSGLPGYRIARSEVHGQLITQARDEALRILKDDPKLKGERGEALRCLLYLYERDEAIPLIGAG, encoded by the coding sequence ATGCGCCCCAGCCTGCTCAATCCGCTGTTTGCTCCCGTGACCAGCCTGCCCGGCGTCGGCCCGAAGCAGGACAAGCTGCTGCAGTACCTGCTCAGCCGCAATGAGACGCCGCGCCTGGTTGACCTGCTGCTGCATTTGCCGAGCCAGGTCATCGACCGCCGCGCGCGGCCAAAGATCCGCGACGCGGTCCAGGGAACCATGGTGACGCTGGAGGTCACCATCGATCGCCATCGCCCGCCTCCGCCGCGCAACGCTCGCGCGCCCTATCTCGTCTACGCAAGCGACGACACCGGCGACGTCGTGCTGACCTTCTTCCGCGCCAAGCCCGGCTACGTCGAAAAACTGCTGCCTGTTGGCGAGAAGCGCTACGTCTCGGGCACGCTCCAGATGTATGACGGCATCCCGCAGATCGTGCATCCCGACCGCGTGCTCGACGAGGAGGCGATCGCAAAACTCTCCGGCATCGACCCGGTCTATCCGCTGACCACGGGTCTGGCGCTCGGCTCGCTGCGACGCGCGGTCGCCCAAGCGCTGCAGAAGCTGCCCGCTTTGCCGGAATGGATCAGCCCGGAGGTGATGCGCCGCTGCAGTTTTCCGACGGTCACCGAGGCGCTCAGCCGCGTGCATCAACCGGTCGAGCTCACCGACATCCTACCCGAAAAGCCCTACTGGTCGCGCCTCGCCTTCGACGAGCTGTTGGCCGGCCAGCTCGCGCTGGCCCTGATCCGCGCGCAATTGCGCCGTCCCGCCGGCGTCCGCAATGCCGGCGACGGCCACTTGCGCAACAAGATCATCGACGCCCTGCCCTATGCCCTGACCCCGTCCCAGCGCAACGCCGCGGCCGCCATCGCCGAGGATCTGAAACAGCCCGTGCGCATGCTGCGCCTGCTTCAGGGCGATGTCGGCTCGGGCAAGACCGTCGTGGCGCTGCTGGCGGCCGCCGCCGTCGCCGAAGTCGGCAAGCAAGCCGCGCTGATGGCGCCGACGGAAATCTTGGCGCGGCAGCACATCAAGACCATCGCCCCGCTCGCGGAGCGCGCAGGGCTGCGCGTGGCCATCCTCACCGGCCGCGAGAAGGGCAAGGAGCGGCGCGAGCTGTTGGCGCAACTCGAAGCCGGCGAGATCAATCTCCTCGTCGGCACCCACGCGCTGATCCAGGACGACGTGATCTTCAACGATCTCGCCCTGGCCGTCGTCGACGAGCAGCATCGTTTCGGCGTGCGCGAACGCCTCGCGCTGACCTCGAAGGGCGCCGCCGTCGACGTGCTGGTGCTGAGCGCGACGCCGATCCCGCGCACGCTGGTGCTGACCTATTTCGGCGACATGGACATCAGCGAGCTCCGCGAAAAGCCCGCCGGCCGCCAGCCGATCGAGACCCGCACCATCTCGATGAGCCGCCTCGACGAGGTCACCGATAGCATCGGCCGCGCGTTGCAGGCGGGCAAGCTGGTCTACTGGATCTGCCCGCTGGTCGAGGAATCCGAGGCCGAAGGCACCGAGCACCTGACCAATGCGACCAAGCGCTTCGAGAGCCTGCAAAAGCGCTTCGGCGACCGCGTCGGCCTCGTCCACGGCCAGATGAAGGGCACCGAGAAGGACCGCGTGATGGGCCAGTTCGCAGCCCACGAGATCGGCCTTCTGGTTGCGACCACCGTTGTCGAGGTCGGCGTCGACGTGCCGGCCGCGACCATCATGGTGATCGAGAACGCCGAACGGTTTGGCTTGGCCCAGCTGCACCAGCTGCGCGGCCGCATCGGGCGCGGCTCGGAAGCCTCGACCTGCCTCCTTCTCTACTCGGAGCCGCTCGGCGAAATGTCCAAGGCACGGCTGAAGGTCATCCGCGAGACCACCGACGGCTTCCGCATCGCCGAGGAGGATTTGAAGCTGCGCGGCGAAGGCGACGTGCTGGGCGTCCGCCAGAGCGGCTTGCCCGGCTACCGCATCGCGCGGTCGGAGGTGCACGGCCAGCTCATCACCCAGGCCAGAGACGAGGCGCTGCGGATCCTGAAGGACGATCCGAAGCTGAAGGGCGAGCGCGGCGAGGCGCTGCGGTGCCTGCTGTATCTCTATGAGCGGGACGAAGCGATCCCGCTGATCGGGGCAGGTTAG
- the glmU gene encoding bifunctional UDP-N-acetylglucosamine diphosphorylase/glucosamine-1-phosphate N-acetyltransferase GlmU: protein MTARSSLTIVLAAGEGTRMRSNLPKVLHPVAHQSLLAHVLAATPKGTGTSLAVVIGPDHQVVADEAKRIRPDALTFVQAERLGTAHAVLAAREAIARGADDLLIAFGDTPLISAETFARLRSALAKGAAIAALGFRAADPTGYGRFIVQGDRLVAIREQADASAEELKIDLCNAGVMAIDGRRALAILDKIGNANSKGEYYLTDAVGVVREQGWEAVVIETSEDEVRGINTKAQLAEAESVMQARLRKAAMEAGVTLIAPETVYLSADTVFGNDVTIEPFVVIGPGVSIADGTVIHSFSHIVQTTLGKNVSIGPYARLRPGTSLGDGARIGNFVETKAATLEAGVKVNHLSYIGDATVGANSNIGAGTITCNYDGFKKHKTIIGQGAFVGTNSSLVAPVKIGNGAYIGSGSVITRDVPDDAMALERNQQTIREGGAARYREMKTGGKKLEK from the coding sequence ATGACTGCCCGTTCCAGCCTCACGATCGTGCTCGCCGCCGGCGAAGGCACGCGCATGCGATCGAACCTGCCGAAAGTGCTGCATCCGGTCGCCCACCAGAGCCTGCTCGCGCACGTGCTCGCCGCCACGCCGAAGGGAACCGGCACCTCGCTCGCCGTCGTGATCGGCCCCGACCATCAGGTGGTCGCGGACGAGGCGAAGCGCATCCGTCCCGATGCGCTCACCTTCGTGCAGGCGGAACGGCTCGGCACCGCGCATGCGGTGCTGGCGGCGCGCGAGGCGATTGCGCGGGGCGCTGACGATCTGCTGATTGCCTTCGGCGATACGCCGCTCATCTCGGCCGAGACCTTTGCGCGGCTGCGCTCAGCGCTCGCGAAGGGCGCAGCGATCGCCGCGCTCGGCTTTCGCGCCGCCGATCCCACCGGCTATGGCCGCTTCATCGTCCAGGGCGACCGTCTGGTCGCGATCCGCGAGCAGGCCGATGCCAGTGCGGAAGAGCTCAAGATCGATCTGTGCAATGCCGGCGTGATGGCGATCGACGGGCGCCGTGCACTCGCGATCCTCGACAAGATCGGCAACGCGAATTCGAAGGGCGAATATTATCTGACCGACGCGGTCGGCGTCGTTCGTGAACAGGGATGGGAGGCCGTCGTGATCGAGACCAGCGAGGACGAGGTGCGCGGCATCAACACAAAGGCGCAGCTCGCGGAGGCCGAAAGCGTGATGCAGGCACGCTTGCGCAAGGCGGCGATGGAAGCGGGCGTCACGCTGATCGCACCCGAGACCGTTTATCTGTCCGCCGACACCGTGTTCGGCAATGACGTCACCATCGAACCGTTCGTGGTGATCGGTCCGGGCGTGTCGATCGCCGACGGCACGGTGATCCATTCCTTCTCGCATATCGTGCAGACCACGCTCGGCAAGAACGTCTCGATCGGCCCCTATGCGCGGCTGCGACCCGGCACCTCGCTCGGCGACGGCGCGCGCATCGGCAATTTCGTGGAAACCAAGGCCGCGACGCTGGAGGCCGGCGTCAAGGTCAACCATCTCTCGTACATTGGCGATGCCACCGTCGGCGCCAATTCCAACATCGGCGCCGGCACCATCACCTGCAACTACGACGGCTTCAAGAAGCACAAGACGATCATCGGGCAGGGTGCCTTCGTGGGCACCAACTCCTCTCTCGTCGCGCCGGTAAAGATCGGCAACGGCGCCTATATCGGGTCCGGCTCGGTGATCACCCGCGATGTGCCCGACGACGCCATGGCGCTGGAGCGCAACCAGCAGACCATCCGCGAAGGCGGCGCGGCGCGCTATCGCGAGATGAAGACGGGCGGCAAGAAGCTGGAGAAATGA
- a CDS encoding adenylate kinase, with protein MRRIIVVGSQGSGKTSLSRNLGRKLGLPVVHLDVLYWRPGWKPSDIASFRVRVAEAIAGDAWVIDGSFSGLAFDLTLARADTLVVIDRPRWLCQWRILWRSAFDRDTTRPDLPEGCPEQFDWKLMKEAWRYDTERVPVIEAERRQHGPDVPVVRLRRDRDIQGFLESVSVHGE; from the coding sequence ATGCGCCGGATCATCGTCGTTGGCTCCCAGGGAAGCGGAAAGACGAGCCTCTCCCGAAATCTCGGGCGGAAGCTTGGACTGCCCGTGGTGCATCTCGACGTGCTCTATTGGCGTCCGGGGTGGAAGCCATCCGACATTGCGAGCTTCCGTGTACGCGTCGCGGAGGCGATCGCGGGCGACGCATGGGTCATCGACGGCAGCTTCTCGGGGCTCGCCTTCGATCTCACGCTTGCGCGTGCCGACACCCTGGTCGTCATCGACCGCCCGCGCTGGCTCTGCCAGTGGCGCATTCTCTGGCGCTCCGCGTTCGATCGCGACACGACGCGCCCCGATCTGCCCGAGGGATGTCCGGAACAGTTCGACTGGAAACTGATGAAGGAGGCGTGGCGCTACGACACCGAGCGCGTGCCTGTCATCGAGGCCGAGCGCCGTCAACATGGCCCCGATGTCCCGGTCGTGCGCCTGAGACGCGACCGGGACATCCAGGGCTTTCTGGAGTCGGTTTCAGTGCACGGCGAGTGA
- a CDS encoding FAD assembly factor SdhE → MTGTTRSSNGLDDRRKRLLFRCWHRGTREMDLILGRFADAEIGNLTDAELSELETLLDESDPDLYAAITGDKVLPADVAGALFARIKAFPITDGDL, encoded by the coding sequence ATGACGGGAACGACACGATCGAGCAACGGGCTGGACGATCGCCGCAAGCGGCTTCTGTTCCGCTGCTGGCACCGCGGCACGCGCGAGATGGACCTGATCCTGGGCCGCTTCGCGGATGCCGAGATCGGCAATCTGACCGACGCGGAGCTGTCCGAGCTCGAGACCCTGCTCGACGAGTCCGATCCCGATCTCTATGCCGCCATCACCGGTGACAAGGTGCTGCCAGCCGATGTCGCCGGCGCGCTGTTTGCCCGCATCAAGGCGTTCCCGATTACGGACGGCGATTTATGA
- a CDS encoding DUF502 domain-containing protein, with translation MTPRDDAPAPLDPIPEPHTGLMGRFRNYFLTGLVVTGPIAITLYLVWWFVTWVDGVVRPFVPLAYRPETYLPYVIPGWGLIVAFFTLTLVGFLAANLIGRTLVDIGETFLGRIPAVRAIYRGLKQVFETLFSGKGSSFRKVGLVEFPSPGMWSIVLISQSPNEEVARSLPGQEEHVSVFLPCSPNPTTGFFFYVPKSKIVEVDMSTEDAATLIMSAGVVQPGSAPDPKKAAALAGMANAARIANASALQPQPAKVE, from the coding sequence ATGACCCCCCGCGACGACGCGCCTGCGCCGCTTGATCCCATCCCGGAGCCGCATACCGGCCTGATGGGCCGCTTCCGTAATTATTTCCTCACCGGCCTCGTCGTGACGGGGCCAATTGCCATCACGCTGTATCTGGTCTGGTGGTTCGTCACCTGGGTTGACGGCGTGGTGCGGCCGTTCGTGCCGTTGGCCTATCGGCCCGAAACCTATTTGCCGTATGTCATTCCAGGTTGGGGACTGATTGTCGCATTCTTCACGCTGACGCTGGTCGGCTTCCTCGCCGCCAATCTGATCGGCCGGACGCTGGTCGATATCGGCGAGACCTTCCTCGGCCGCATTCCGGCGGTGCGCGCCATCTATCGCGGCCTGAAGCAGGTGTTCGAGACGCTGTTCTCGGGCAAAGGCTCGAGCTTCCGGAAGGTCGGCCTGGTCGAGTTTCCGTCGCCGGGCATGTGGTCGATCGTGCTGATCTCACAGTCGCCGAATGAGGAGGTCGCGCGCAGCCTGCCGGGGCAGGAGGAGCACGTCTCCGTGTTCCTGCCGTGCTCGCCGAACCCGACCACGGGCTTCTTCTTCTACGTGCCCAAGAGCAAGATCGTCGAGGTCGACATGAGCACCGAGGATGCCGCGACCCTGATCATGTCGGCCGGCGTGGTGCAGCCGGGCTCGGCGCCCGACCCGAAGAAGGCCGCGGCGCTTGCGGGCATGGCGAACGCCGCGCGCATCGCCAATGCTTCGGCGCTCCAGCCCCAGCCTGCGAAGGTGGAGTAG